A window of Pseudophryne corroboree isolate aPseCor3 chromosome 12, aPseCor3.hap2, whole genome shotgun sequence contains these coding sequences:
- the LOC134979978 gene encoding olfactory receptor 6N2-like, whose product MDFNKTFTDFTILGFSNIGQFRFLFFTLLLVTYILIVTGNITISVLILVDAHLHTPMYLFISMLSFLEIWYTAVTIPCMLAAIWKGKLKIAFGNCMVQMYLFHSLGITENYLLNVMAYDRMVAICNPLRYHTIMTSKHCKLLVSGCWLFGFMSPLTLLISVMQLPFCGPNKINHLFCDSSPLLYLACTDTSSNIIIDFTISLCMILLTFLYIIVTYVKIILSILKMNSTEGRKKAFSTCASHLIVVLIFYGSIAFMYIRPHINYTPEYDKVVALNYSVLTPLFNPIIYSLRNKEIKKALRKILQTKESSNKSFIQ is encoded by the coding sequence ATGGattttaataaaacttttactGACTTTACAATTTTAGGATTTTCCAACATTGGTCAATTTCGGTTTTTATTCTTTACACTGCTATTAGTGACTTATATTCTGATAGTTACAGGCAATATAACAATTTCAGTATTAATTCTTGTTGATGCACACCTCCACACTCCGATGTACTTGTTTATCTCTATGTTGTCCTTCCTTGAGATTTGGTACACAGCAGTTACCATTCCCTGTATGCTAGCAGCTATTTGGAAAGGCAAGTTGAAGATTGCATTTGGTAACTGTATGGTACAAATGTATCTTTTCCATTCATTAGGAATTACTGAGAACTACTTGTTAAATGTCATGGCCTATGACCGCATGGTAGCAATCTGCAACCCACTGAGATACCACACTATAATGACCTCTAAGCACTGCAAGCTTTTAGTCTCAGGTTGTTGGCTATTTGGATTTATGAGCCCTCTTACACTTCTTATTTCAGTCATGCAGTTACCTTTCTGTGGTCCTAATAAAATTAATCACCTCTTCTGTGATTCCTCTCCTCTTCTGTATTTGGCCTGTACAGATACCTCTTCCAACATCATTATTGACTTCACTATTAGCCTGTGCATGATTCTCTTGACCTTTCTTTACATTATTGTGACATACGTGAAGATTATATTAAGTATTCTCAAAATGAACTCTACTGAAGGACGGAAAAAGGCATTTTCCACATGTGCTTCTCATCTTATAGTGGTACTCATCTTCTATGGAAGCATAGCATTCATGTATATCAGGCCTCATATAAATTATACTCCAGAATATGATAAAGTAGTGGCACTCAATTATTCTGTATTAACTCCACTCTTTAACCCTATCATCTACAGTCTTCGAAACAAAGagattaagaaagcgctgagaaaaATTCTGCAGACAAAAGAAAGTTCGAATAAATCATTTATTCAATAA